CTTGTAGAGACCCGGAAGGACAAGAAGGTAATAGTTTTTAAATATAAAAGAAGAAAAAAATATCGCAGGAAAAAAGGCCACAGGCAGTTTTTCACGGTTCTCAAAATTAAAGAAATAGTCTGTTAAGCAATAAAAGTGAGGGTATAAATTGGCACACAAGAAAGCCGGCGGCAGTTCCACAAACGGACGCGATAGCATTGGAAGACGTTTAGGCGTTAAGAGATTCAGCGGACAGAAGGTTAATGGCGGCGGAATCTTAGTAAGGCAGCGGGGCACAAAATTCCTCCCTGGGAAGAATGTAGGCAGAGGGAAGGATGACACTTTGTTTGCAAAAATAAGCGGCACGGTTGCATTTGAATGGGTAACAAAAGATAAGAAACAGATCAGCGTCTATCCAGAACAAAGTATTTAACATAACCTCCCTGTGTTTATCGATTCGGCAAAGGTATTTGTAAAAGCCGGTGATGGTGGCAACGGGTGCGCAAGTTTCAGGCGCGAAAAATATGTTCCCTT
The DNA window shown above is from Candidatus Schekmanbacteria bacterium and carries:
- the rpmA gene encoding 50S ribosomal protein L27; translation: MAHKKAGGSSTNGRDSIGRRLGVKRFSGQKVNGGGILVRQRGTKFLPGKNVGRGKDDTLFAKISGTVAFEWVTKDKKQISVYPEQSI